The DNA region ATTATTAACTCAGATTGTCGCTCGCAATATGGTAAAGAAGAAAAAAGGCTTTATCGTATTCATGTCCTCTGTGGCAGGTATTACCACCGATCCTTTTGCGGGTGCTTATTCTTCTACTAAACATGCTATCGAAGCTTTTGCTGAAGCCTTCAATAAAGAACTAAAAGAATTTGGCATCAAAATAGCAACAATCAATCCTGGCCCTATCTATACTGGATTTAACGACCGTATGTTCGAAGGACCATTACATTGGTATGAAGAAGATCTTGAAAATGCCATTTTCGATTATAAAAAAATAGCCTTTCCACACGAACAATACATTCCTGAACACGTATTCGACAAAACCGAAAAAGTTTTATCTGGAGAGTTAAAAACATACAGAAATGTAGTTCCTGACGATATTGTGGAAGATACTAAAAAGCAAATGGACGAAGTTTGGACGAGAATGCAAAACAGCAAAGCACAAAGAGATCCTTTGGTACAAAAAGCCTACGACATAAAACCAGAAACTAAAAATGGTAAATAATGTTTGAAATAAAATCATTAGATCTTCTTGCAGATGCACAACAATTGATTTCTTTGGCATTAGAAAAAGCGAAAGAAATCAAATCGCCGAGTAATATAGCAATTGTTGACCCAA from Rhizosphaericola mali includes:
- a CDS encoding SDR family oxidoreductase → MKNKKETILITGAGSGFGKETAFRMVKKNYHVIAAVETPSQIFPLKEIAKKEKLDIQFEKLDLTNTGDRERAANWDVDILLNNGAISEGGAVIDLPEYILRQQFEVNVFGTILLTQIVARNMVKKKKGFIVFMSSVAGITTDPFAGAYSSTKHAIEAFAEAFNKELKEFGIKIATINPGPIYTGFNDRMFEGPLHWYEEDLENAIFDYKKIAFPHEQYIPEHVFDKTEKVLSGELKTYRNVVPDDIVEDTKKQMDEVWTRMQNSKAQRDPLVQKAYDIKPETKNGK